A section of the Methanosarcina mazei S-6 genome encodes:
- a CDS encoding ABC transporter substrate-binding protein, producing MSSPAADSEPTEQTSQVAGETALQGSEELSSPGSDELVAAVGTHGGEPETGFNPITGWGNSREPLVQSTLFKRDSEARLINDLAANYTVSSDGLKWTVTIRDDVKFHDGMPLTAEDVAFTFNTAANAGGSIDLSMLEKATATDDYTVEFEMNDPQSTFINKLVALGIVPEHAYNAETYGSSPIGSGPYKFVQWDKGQQVIFEANQDYYGQEPYFKKLTMLFMGSDSAFAAAKAGQVDLAEIPSSYAYQTVDGMKIVSLDSIDARGISFPMNPNTGEKTENGYVIGNNVTSDPAIRKALNIGIDRQTLVDGALNGQGKEEFTGVDKLPWGNKEAIFEDGDIEGAKKILAEGGWTDTDGDGIVEKKGLKAEFTLLYPANAQERQALAVSMSEEAKKLGINIKVEGKSWDEIYTLCYSTPNVWGYGSLDPTDIYLRYYSKSYDPSTRNNVIMYNNPAVDNYLRTAITSPDQETANKNWQLAAWDGTTGFSAEGDASWMWMATINYVYIMDEDLDIGTPKIQPHGADIFGSILEWKRA from the coding sequence ATGTCCAGCCCTGCAGCAGATTCGGAACCCACAGAACAGACTTCCCAGGTTGCCGGGGAAACGGCGCTCCAGGGATCTGAAGAACTGAGCTCTCCAGGGTCTGATGAACTGGTTGCAGCCGTAGGGACCCATGGAGGAGAGCCGGAAACCGGCTTTAACCCGATTACCGGATGGGGTAACAGCAGGGAACCTCTTGTCCAGAGTACTCTTTTCAAAAGGGACAGCGAGGCACGCCTGATTAATGACCTGGCTGCAAATTATACTGTCAGCAGCGATGGACTGAAGTGGACCGTTACAATAAGGGATGACGTTAAGTTCCATGACGGAATGCCTTTAACAGCCGAAGATGTGGCATTCACATTTAACACGGCAGCAAATGCAGGTGGGAGCATAGATTTATCCATGCTGGAAAAGGCGACAGCAACCGATGATTATACAGTTGAATTTGAGATGAACGACCCTCAGTCTACCTTTATCAATAAACTGGTAGCTCTTGGCATTGTCCCCGAACATGCTTACAATGCTGAAACATACGGGTCCAGTCCGATAGGTTCGGGCCCATATAAGTTTGTGCAGTGGGACAAAGGGCAGCAGGTAATCTTTGAAGCAAATCAGGATTATTACGGACAGGAGCCGTACTTTAAAAAATTAACAATGCTCTTTATGGGATCAGACTCTGCTTTTGCAGCAGCAAAAGCCGGACAGGTTGACCTTGCTGAAATTCCGTCATCTTATGCCTATCAAACAGTCGATGGAATGAAAATAGTTTCTCTCGACTCTATTGATGCCCGTGGAATAAGTTTCCCGATGAATCCGAATACTGGAGAAAAAACCGAAAACGGCTATGTAATTGGAAACAACGTGACTTCTGATCCTGCAATAAGAAAAGCTCTGAACATCGGGATAGACAGGCAGACACTGGTTGACGGTGCCTTGAACGGACAGGGAAAAGAAGAATTCACAGGCGTGGACAAACTGCCCTGGGGAAATAAGGAAGCCATTTTCGAAGACGGAGATATAGAAGGAGCAAAGAAAATCCTTGCCGAAGGCGGCTGGACTGATACTGACGGAGACGGCATTGTTGAGAAAAAAGGCCTGAAAGCCGAATTTACCCTTTTATATCCTGCAAATGCCCAGGAAAGACAGGCATTGGCGGTTTCAATGAGTGAAGAAGCTAAAAAACTGGGTATAAATATTAAAGTTGAAGGTAAGAGCTGGGATGAAATTTACACCCTTTGCTATTCGACTCCAAATGTCTGGGGTTACGGATCACTGGATCCGACTGACATATACTTAAGATACTACAGCAAGAGCTACGATCCTTCAACCCGTAACAACGTAATAATGTACAACAATCCTGCTGTGGACAATTACCTGAGAACAGCCATAACCAGTCCTGACCAGGAAACAGCCAACAAAAACTGGCAGCTGGCTGCATGGGACGGGACAACAGGATTCTCCGCAGAAGGGGACGCTTCCTGGATGTGGATGGCGACCATTAATTATGTCTACATAATGGATGAAGACCTTGATATCGGAACTCCAAAAATACAGCCCCATGGGGCAGATATCTTTGGCAGCATTCTGGAATGGAAACGTGCATGA
- a CDS encoding GNAT family N-acetyltransferase, translating into MPDIEIIDLNPENIADYGVCGYKDFKKHLELRRKIDWFKEYYSKGLRIKVIFSREGGYQGMLEYIPGKYAHRPVDAEGYMFIHCIFVGFKNEFKGKGYASSLIEECIKDAKEANMQGVAVVTRNGSFMAKKDIFLKKGFVPVDEVEPDFELLVLKFNPGADDPKFKNISLDTEKYGEGLTVIRSAQCPYSVKNVDAILKTAREKLKIKANLIDLESSDEAQHVPCAFGTFCIIYNGKVISHHPISNTRFENIMKKIIQ; encoded by the coding sequence ATGCCTGATATAGAAATAATAGACCTTAATCCTGAAAACATTGCTGACTACGGGGTTTGCGGATACAAAGATTTTAAAAAACACCTTGAGTTAAGAAGGAAAATCGACTGGTTTAAGGAATATTATTCTAAAGGGCTCAGGATAAAAGTAATTTTTTCAAGAGAAGGCGGTTATCAGGGCATGCTTGAATACATTCCAGGAAAATATGCACACCGCCCGGTAGATGCAGAAGGATATATGTTTATCCATTGTATTTTTGTCGGATTCAAAAACGAGTTTAAAGGGAAAGGCTATGCTTCTTCTTTGATTGAAGAGTGCATTAAGGATGCAAAAGAAGCAAACATGCAGGGCGTTGCGGTTGTTACAAGAAACGGCTCATTTATGGCTAAAAAAGATATTTTCTTAAAAAAAGGATTTGTACCTGTTGATGAGGTTGAACCTGATTTTGAATTACTGGTTTTAAAATTCAACCCGGGAGCCGACGATCCGAAATTTAAAAATATATCGCTGGACACGGAGAAATATGGAGAAGGCCTGACTGTTATCCGTTCAGCCCAGTGCCCATACTCAGTAAAAAACGTGGATGCTATTTTGAAAACTGCAAGGGAGAAATTGAAAATAAAGGCTAACCTGATTGACCTTGAGAGTTCAGATGAGGCTCAGCATGTGCCCTGTGCTTTCGGGACCTTCTGTATTATTTATAATGGCAAGGTTATCAGTCATCATCCAATCAGTAATACAAGATTTGAAAACATTATGAAAAAAATAATTCAATAG
- a CDS encoding reverse transcriptase domain-containing protein produces the protein MLSLVQDWLKKGSQASGSGKNSGKGLLQGGIISPLLVNFYLDQFDNHWAEIGLKNVEGESIEHLVRFADDFVVLSKEWINPERVKEAMAELGLELNKDKTYVGTAVNGFEFVGFYFEEIEEENGAGSIIRVMPTEGSIEKVVESIESIGSNGDVYNINSIESQGKHVVSDKNKVQALDDVIKNIYDVVNPWVSYYRHMDYAAGLERIEQCFNEKIKECI, from the coding sequence ATACTTTCCCTTGTCCAGGACTGGCTCAAGAAAGGCTCACAGGCAAGCGGTTCCGGGAAAAATTCTGGAAAAGGGCTGCTTCAGGGTGGGATAATCTCTCCGCTTCTTGTAAACTTCTACCTGGACCAGTTCGATAACCACTGGGCTGAAATCGGGCTCAAGAATGTTGAAGGGGAATCAATTGAGCACCTTGTCCGTTTTGCAGATGATTTCGTGGTCCTTTCAAAGGAATGGATCAACCCTGAGAGAGTTAAGGAAGCTATGGCTGAACTTGGACTTGAATTAAACAAAGATAAGACCTATGTCGGGACTGCCGTAAATGGGTTTGAATTCGTGGGTTTTTACTTTGAGGAAATTGAAGAGGAAAACGGGGCTGGGAGCATTATAAGAGTTATGCCTACCGAAGGGTCTATTGAGAAGGTAGTCGAGAGTATTGAAAGTATTGGAAGTAATGGAGATGTATATAATATAAATAGCATAGAAAGTCAAGGAAAACACGTAGTTAGCGATAAAAACAAGGTTCAGGCGCTGGATGATGTAATAAAAAATATTTATGATGTCGTTAATCCCTGGGTGAGCTATTACAGGCATATGGATTATGCTGCCGGGCTTGAAAGAATTGAACAATGTTTTAATGAAAAAATTAAAGAATGTATTTAA
- a CDS encoding CRISPR-associated endonuclease Cas6, producing the protein MSPGNIKLKTLEMTFEGSGEFRGDANQIRGFFASKFNEYDLLHNHNTDRFCYRYPLVQYKVLDRIPLVVGVNEGAEILKGLFDKFDTVTLPHEDFEITERSLRIKKQEFGLTKSIYFYEFLTPWLALNKENEEKFLEARNPDEQKEMLRKTLAGNLLSMSKTLGYTVPDTIKCDVDVELRRSKYKNMDFTSFTGGFIANFLIPDFMGVGKGVAKGFGTVRKITTNEDNRNYSNFNDI; encoded by the coding sequence ATGAGTCCAGGGAATATTAAGCTCAAAACCCTTGAAATGACCTTTGAAGGCTCAGGGGAATTCAGGGGAGATGCAAATCAGATCCGTGGTTTCTTTGCGTCAAAATTCAATGAATACGACCTCCTCCATAACCACAATACCGACAGGTTTTGTTACCGCTACCCTCTTGTGCAGTACAAAGTTCTTGACAGGATTCCTCTCGTGGTCGGTGTAAATGAAGGCGCAGAAATCTTGAAAGGTTTATTTGATAAATTTGATACCGTCACCCTTCCTCACGAGGATTTTGAGATCACAGAACGCTCTTTGAGGATCAAAAAACAGGAATTCGGCCTTACAAAAAGCATCTACTTTTACGAATTTCTCACCCCCTGGCTTGCACTTAATAAAGAAAATGAGGAAAAATTCCTTGAGGCCAGAAACCCCGACGAGCAAAAGGAAATGCTAAGAAAGACTCTGGCAGGAAATTTGCTTTCCATGTCAAAAACTCTTGGGTATACGGTTCCTGATACCATAAAGTGCGATGTTGATGTGGAACTCAGGCGTTCAAAATACAAAAATATGGATTTTACTTCTTTTACGGGCGGTTTTATAGCCAATTTTTTGATCCCGGATTTCATGGGGGTAGGAAAGGGGGTTGCGAAGGGGTTTGGGACTGTGAGGAAAATAACAACAAATGAAGATAATAGGAATTATTCTAACTTCAATGATATTTAG
- the cmr1 gene encoding type III-B CRISPR module RAMP protein Cmr1, translating into MMEPEPIVIETLTPIWTGGVNGNSDTVRETGVIGSMRWWYEAIIRGIGEYACDPLSDSKCMLDGKEKADERNKKLCPACYLFGCGGWKRRFRLEIVNCSVKESFHLVTLDRKGIGNNWWLSTIFEKNLNNSLSFGTFTFKIYPVGRDDKSEIITQIKALLSIMSHVGAIGAKSQYGFGQFEMENRMDFKRAINEIKNFSNKDEFKKEVNKPDCYSLSNFWCYEFKIPARNQLVQNFQKSNNVGNKSSSTSYLPVSFDIRYKLPNRNKGSGLRQAYYSHCNGDKNQVYKIFGTLPKNEKKENGIGSRIFVSHLFRKTSESNYFLHVWGFTEKDVGDLVSREIQKMFSLDEVPKMKYEEEINNFSGGA; encoded by the coding sequence ATGATGGAACCTGAACCCATTGTAATTGAAACTCTTACTCCAATATGGACAGGTGGAGTAAACGGGAATTCGGATACAGTCAGAGAAACAGGCGTTATCGGTAGCATGCGTTGGTGGTATGAGGCAATAATAAGAGGAATAGGAGAATACGCTTGTGATCCATTAAGTGATAGTAAATGTATGCTTGATGGGAAGGAAAAAGCAGATGAAAGAAACAAAAAACTGTGCCCAGCATGTTATCTTTTTGGATGTGGGGGATGGAAAAGAAGATTTCGACTAGAAATAGTGAACTGTAGTGTGAAAGAATCTTTTCATTTAGTTACACTTGATAGAAAAGGGATTGGAAATAACTGGTGGCTATCAACAATATTCGAAAAAAATCTTAATAATAGCCTTTCTTTTGGAACATTTACTTTTAAAATATATCCAGTTGGCAGAGACGACAAATCAGAAATAATCACACAGATAAAAGCATTACTTTCCATAATGTCCCATGTTGGTGCTATTGGTGCCAAAAGTCAATATGGTTTTGGTCAGTTTGAAATGGAAAATAGGATGGATTTTAAACGAGCCATAAACGAGATAAAAAATTTCTCTAACAAAGATGAGTTCAAAAAAGAAGTAAACAAACCAGACTGCTACTCTTTATCAAATTTTTGGTGTTACGAGTTTAAAATTCCTGCAAGAAACCAGTTAGTCCAAAATTTTCAGAAATCGAACAACGTTGGAAATAAATCTTCGTCCACAAGTTATCTGCCTGTATCTTTCGATATCAGGTACAAACTTCCAAATCGCAATAAAGGTTCAGGATTGAGACAGGCGTATTATTCTCATTGTAACGGAGATAAAAACCAAGTTTATAAAATATTTGGTACGCTTCCTAAGAACGAGAAAAAGGAAAATGGAATTGGAAGTCGAATTTTTGTAAGTCATTTATTTAGAAAAACTTCAGAAAGTAATTATTTCTTACACGTTTGGGGTTTTACTGAAAAAGATGTGGGTGACCTTGTGAGTAGGGAGATTCAAAAAATGTTTTCTCTTGATGAAGTTCCAAAAATGAAATATGAAGAGGAAATCAATAATTTTTCAGGGGGTGCCTAA